Proteins encoded by one window of Companilactobacillus ginsenosidimutans:
- the ssb gene encoding single-stranded DNA-binding protein: MINRVVLVGRLTRDPELRYTANGAAVASFTVAVNRQFTNAQGEREADFINCVIWRKAAENFSNFTHKGSLVGVDGRVQTRSYENQQGNRVYVTEVVVENFSLLESRSESDRRAANENANGGNQSNQGSAPSQPNNSQSPFSNNANNQTNNNQSNNPSTNSTGTNNNQNSGNNMSDPFADNGKQIDISDDDLPF; this comes from the coding sequence ATGATTAATCGAGTAGTTTTAGTCGGACGCCTGACACGTGATCCCGAACTTAGATACACTGCCAACGGAGCAGCGGTCGCATCATTTACCGTTGCTGTTAACAGACAGTTCACTAACGCTCAAGGTGAACGCGAAGCTGACTTCATTAACTGTGTTATTTGGAGAAAAGCTGCTGAAAACTTTTCTAACTTCACTCATAAAGGTTCATTAGTTGGCGTTGATGGTCGTGTGCAAACACGTTCATATGAAAACCAACAAGGTAACCGTGTTTATGTTACTGAAGTTGTTGTAGAAAACTTCTCACTTCTCGAATCTAGATCCGAAAGTGATAGAAGAGCTGCAAATGAAAATGCAAATGGTGGCAATCAAAGCAACCAAGGTTCAGCTCCAAGTCAACCAAATAATAGCCAGTCTCCATTTAGCAATAATGCTAATAATCAAACAAATAATAATCAAAGTAACAATCCTAGTACCAATTCAACTGGTACCAATAATAATCAGAATTCTGGAAATAACATGAGTGATCCATTTGCAGATAATGGCAAACAAATTGATATTTCAGATGATGATTTACCATTTTAA
- a CDS encoding adenylosuccinate synthase: MTTVVVVGTQWGDEGKGKITDYFSGEANIIARYQGGDNAGHTLNIDGKVYKLRSVPSGILYPDKVSLIGNGVVLNIESLLEELKRLHDQGVDTSNLKISNRAHLIMPYHIQLDKLQEASKGDSKVGTTNRGIGPTYADKSARVGIRMADILDKDIFRDLLKENLDEKNELFTKIYNAEPMNFDDMFETYYEFGQQLKDRVIDTSAYLNKELKAGENVLFEGAQGIMLDIDHGTYPYVTSSNPAGGVTTGAGVGAPLIDKVIGVVKAYTSRVGAGPFPTEQNNETGDFLRDAGHEYGTVTHRPRRVGWLDTVVLKHSCNVSGVTHLSLNCLDVLTGLKEIKVCVGYDYNGKQIDEYPANLNFLAKCKPVYKTFNGWDEDITQAKSIEELPDAAKAYLEFLKEELDVEYATISVGPDRDQTIIVNDVWK, from the coding sequence ATGACAACAGTCGTAGTAGTAGGTACCCAATGGGGTGACGAAGGTAAAGGTAAAATAACTGATTACTTTAGTGGCGAGGCAAATATCATTGCCCGTTATCAAGGTGGAGACAATGCCGGACATACATTAAATATTGACGGTAAAGTATATAAACTCAGATCAGTTCCATCAGGAATTTTATATCCAGACAAAGTAAGTTTGATTGGAAACGGAGTGGTTCTAAATATCGAATCACTATTAGAAGAATTGAAGCGCTTACACGATCAAGGTGTAGATACTTCAAATCTTAAAATTTCAAACCGTGCCCACTTGATTATGCCTTATCATATTCAATTAGATAAATTACAAGAGGCTTCTAAGGGAGATTCTAAGGTCGGTACGACTAATAGAGGTATAGGACCAACCTATGCGGACAAATCAGCGCGCGTAGGAATCAGAATGGCTGATATCCTTGATAAAGACATCTTTAGAGACCTTTTGAAAGAGAATTTGGACGAAAAGAACGAATTGTTTACAAAGATTTACAATGCAGAGCCAATGAACTTTGATGACATGTTCGAAACATACTATGAATTCGGACAACAATTAAAAGATCGTGTAATTGATACATCAGCATATTTAAACAAAGAATTAAAAGCTGGCGAGAATGTATTATTTGAAGGCGCACAAGGAATCATGCTTGATATCGATCACGGAACATATCCTTATGTAACTTCATCTAACCCAGCTGGTGGTGTAACAACCGGAGCAGGTGTTGGTGCACCGCTTATCGACAAAGTTATCGGTGTCGTAAAGGCTTATACATCAAGAGTTGGTGCTGGTCCATTCCCAACTGAACAAAACAACGAGACAGGCGATTTCTTGCGTGATGCAGGACACGAATATGGAACAGTTACACATAGACCTAGACGTGTTGGTTGGCTAGATACAGTCGTATTAAAGCACTCATGCAATGTTTCAGGCGTAACTCATCTCTCATTGAACTGTTTAGATGTTCTTACAGGATTGAAAGAAATAAAAGTTTGTGTAGGATATGATTACAATGGTAAACAAATCGATGAATATCCAGCTAACTTGAATTTCCTTGCAAAATGCAAACCAGTTTACAAGACATTTAATGGTTGGGATGAAGATATCACTCAAGCGAAAAGTATTGAAGAATTGCCAGATGCAGCTAAAGCTTATCTAGAATTTCTAAAAGAAGAACTAGATGTAGAATATGCAACAATTTCAGTTGGTCCTGATCGTGATCAAACAATTATCGTAAATGACGTTTGGAAATAA
- a CDS encoding transglycosylase domain-containing protein, whose product MRENRRVGKTVKKKKWPKILLIVVILVVAAFVAIWLKIGTPVKESIADGYSYSNRLTKKDFYPKNSTIIYGADGKELKRFSQSDVDYTDESKVNPLISKGLVEVEDSRFYIHHGIDMYAILRSMGARVFEHRVQGGSTLTQQLVKNVVLKDQSQTFSRKIKEMVIAQEIEKKFSKKQILEFYINDVYMGHATYGFSSAAKYYYSKDQKDLDIGQIAMLIGIPNNPVYYDPVAYPERSVKRRNMVLSIMNKNGLISKKQYMSSRKKPLGLKLNKHTFDNDVSKNYALNYAVFNATEELMKSSGFTMKYTFNDDKSRKDYYEKYAQAYDRARGQLMNGGYSIRTTIDPVLQSKIEELVDKVYASNQSKDKYGKLQPQLASTVIDNKTGNVIAVVGGRGTEYDQINRAVTGYRQPGSAAKPLVAYAPAFERGYLPQSSVTDSPVQGISNWYPGYTGQTTVRHALENSINTVAFKLALQDTKKTYYDDLAKMEFARLTPQDRNPIIALGGFTDGTTTTEMASGYSSFSRQGNFIHPSNIQSVYDESNDRMLYENRHLEKKIYTTDASYLMLNTLQSVVSNGLGKAASLDNFKYTAGKTGTTDAHKDSYFVGMTPDFTIANWTGNDQPSSLTTAQESLAMAAFKSEGEYLVDYLKEKNTDFKKPSTVKVLGDKLTVDDSKKKQTIQDVIDTDFSKFNNAQEEKNKRRLFNMDYRIIYHLSKKEEYSREAKVKKALKKYEDSPITKESQYSSKLDELQKIRYLNINVKRQTAKKQFTDKIVDLQKQLNLKQAQFQADKDNGKLSKYNSEKRKIQDQRNEQRKKMVDKLMPEYNAQVEKVKDAYKNNDSDKEAQKQTLINLMNEIRSYGGSVPDLKLNIDD is encoded by the coding sequence ATGCGAGAGAATAGAAGAGTTGGTAAAACGGTCAAAAAGAAAAAGTGGCCTAAGATTTTATTGATAGTTGTAATCTTGGTTGTTGCTGCCTTTGTTGCTATTTGGTTAAAGATAGGAACACCGGTAAAAGAATCCATTGCAGATGGATACTCGTATAGCAACAGATTAACTAAGAAAGATTTTTATCCTAAAAACTCTACGATTATTTATGGTGCTGATGGGAAGGAATTGAAACGATTCTCTCAGTCAGATGTTGATTACACAGATGAATCTAAAGTTAACCCTCTAATCAGTAAAGGATTGGTTGAAGTGGAGGACAGCAGATTTTACATCCATCATGGAATTGATATGTATGCCATTCTTCGTTCAATGGGAGCTCGAGTATTTGAACATCGAGTACAAGGTGGATCGACTTTAACACAGCAGTTAGTTAAAAATGTTGTTTTAAAAGATCAATCTCAGACATTCTCTCGTAAAATCAAAGAAATGGTTATTGCCCAGGAAATAGAAAAGAAGTTTAGTAAGAAACAAATATTGGAATTCTACATCAACGATGTTTACATGGGTCATGCAACATATGGTTTCAGTAGTGCAGCTAAATACTATTATTCAAAAGATCAAAAGGATTTGGACATCGGACAAATTGCCATGCTCATTGGTATTCCAAATAATCCAGTTTATTATGATCCAGTTGCTTATCCTGAACGTTCAGTCAAACGTCGCAACATGGTATTAAGCATCATGAATAAGAACGGATTAATTAGTAAGAAACAATACATGAGTTCTCGAAAGAAACCACTGGGTCTTAAACTTAATAAGCATACCTTTGATAATGATGTTTCGAAAAACTATGCATTAAACTATGCAGTGTTTAATGCTACTGAAGAGTTAATGAAGTCGTCTGGATTTACGATGAAGTATACTTTCAACGATGACAAGAGCCGTAAGGATTACTATGAAAAATATGCTCAAGCCTATGATCGTGCTCGAGGTCAGTTGATGAATGGTGGGTATAGTATTCGAACGACAATTGATCCGGTACTTCAAAGTAAAATTGAAGAGTTAGTAGATAAGGTATATGCCTCAAATCAATCTAAAGATAAGTATGGTAAATTACAGCCGCAGTTAGCTAGTACTGTAATTGATAATAAGACAGGGAATGTAATTGCAGTTGTCGGTGGACGTGGAACAGAATACGATCAAATTAATCGAGCTGTCACTGGATACAGACAACCTGGTTCGGCTGCCAAACCATTGGTCGCATATGCACCTGCCTTTGAACGTGGCTATCTTCCACAAAGTTCTGTAACTGATTCACCAGTCCAAGGAATCTCCAACTGGTATCCCGGTTACACAGGACAGACGACGGTCAGACACGCGCTAGAAAATTCAATTAATACTGTTGCCTTCAAACTTGCGCTTCAAGACACTAAGAAGACGTACTACGACGACCTTGCAAAAATGGAGTTTGCACGTCTAACTCCCCAAGATCGAAATCCCATCATCGCATTAGGTGGATTTACTGATGGAACAACCACAACTGAAATGGCATCAGGTTATAGTAGTTTCTCACGCCAAGGTAACTTCATTCATCCATCGAATATTCAAAGTGTTTACGATGAATCAAATGACAGAATGCTTTATGAAAACAGACATCTTGAAAAGAAGATTTACACAACTGATGCAAGTTACTTGATGCTTAACACTTTACAATCCGTAGTTTCAAATGGATTGGGTAAAGCTGCTAGTTTGGATAACTTTAAATACACAGCTGGCAAGACAGGAACAACTGATGCACACAAGGATTCATATTTTGTCGGAATGACACCTGATTTTACCATTGCCAACTGGACAGGTAATGATCAGCCATCATCTCTAACAACTGCTCAGGAAAGTTTGGCCATGGCAGCCTTCAAGTCAGAGGGTGAATACCTAGTTGACTACTTAAAAGAAAAGAACACTGACTTCAAGAAGCCAAGTACAGTTAAAGTTTTAGGTGACAAGTTGACTGTTGATGATAGTAAGAAGAAACAAACTATCCAAGATGTAATTGATACAGATTTTTCTAAATTTAACAACGCTCAAGAAGAGAAAAACAAACGAAGACTCTTTAATATGGATTACCGAATTATCTATCACTTATCCAAAAAAGAAGAGTACAGTCGAGAGGCGAAAGTTAAGAAGGCTTTGAAGAAATATGAGGACTCTCCAATTACTAAAGAGTCTCAATACTCATCTAAGCTTGATGAATTGCAAAAGATTCGTTATCTTAACATTAACGTTAAACGACAGACAGCCAAGAAGCAGTTTACTGATAAGATTGTTGATCTTCAGAAACAGTTGAATTTGAAACAAGCTCAGTTCCAAGCAGATAAAGACAATGGCAAACTTTCCAAGTACAATTCTGAGAAAAGAAAGATTCAAGATCAGCGTAATGAGCAACGTAAGAAGATGGTAGATAAACTTATGCCTGAATATAATGCCCAAGTTGAGAAGGTTAAGGATGCATATAAGAACAATGACTCCGACAAAGAGGCTCAGAAGCAAACCTTGATTAACTTAATGAATGAGATTAGAAGTTATGGTGGAAGTGTACCTGACTTGAAGCTCAATATTG
- the rpsF gene encoding 30S ribosomal protein S6, whose protein sequence is MAETRYEITYIIKPDIEEEAKKTLIDRYDKILTDNGAKIIDSKDWEKKRLAYEIANYKEGIYHIVNATTDDDTALGEFDRLSKIDDNVLRHMIIKRED, encoded by the coding sequence ATGGCAGAAACACGCTACGAAATTACATATATCATTAAGCCTGATATCGAAGAAGAGGCTAAGAAGACTCTTATTGATCGTTACGACAAGATCCTTACAGATAACGGTGCAAAGATTATTGATTCCAAAGACTGGGAAAAGAAACGTTTAGCATATGAAATTGCTAACTATAAAGAAGGTATTTACCATATTGTCAACGCAACAACAGACGACGATACAGCTTTAGGTGAATTTGACCGTCTTTCAAAGATTGATGACAACGTTTTACGTCATATGATTATCAAACGTGAAGACTAA
- a CDS encoding DHH family phosphoesterase, with translation MKNIKSNLRYFLSRVDHSTQLTAASLVVMLISIFIVGIIHGHVSGYIQGLLVVISLILFVYLFLLLGEKAGKYTTDLQYRIDRGTDNSFVEYPLGILLYDADRQVQWVNPYFVEKTGLEPIYSMNIADISPELLSFVTTDEEEDSEHGSSKTIKIGHKYYLVQVQRELRVIYLFEITQYSEMENRYENNRSVIGQVYLDNYAEITQSMSDRDISNLDNYVTNELTNWATRGKMFLKRIDDDHFFIVAYSGKLFDSEEHGFKVLDTIREYTSQQNVPLTLSMGFSYGVDDLSVLSDEAQKNLNLALGRGGDQVVVRGIGEKARFYGGNTDPMEKRTRVRARMISEALQELLKDSDQVIVMGHNHPDMDVIGSSLGIRRIAAMNNTPCKIVVDRKSLHTDVARLIDIIKKEDPEADKDIISSDESNNIVTKNTLIVMVDHSKQSISINPKIFDQSSEKIVVIDHHRRGEEFPENPMLIYIEPYASSTSELITEMLEYQPKNKKSIDKIEATAMLAGITVDTKSFSLRTGTRTFDAASYLRSVGADETLIQEILKENINSFIERNHLIETITMVGDNMAVCFGEEDKTYDPVIVAQAADTLLSLNGVEASYVISKRPDGRVGISARSLGKINVQVIMEKMGGGGHLSDAATQISDATVAEAKDQLVEVLTDTMNNK, from the coding sequence ATGAAAAATATAAAATCTAACCTTCGATATTTCCTTTCGAGAGTTGATCATTCAACACAACTCACTGCCGCGTCGCTGGTAGTTATGTTGATCTCAATTTTTATTGTTGGAATTATTCATGGTCATGTTAGTGGTTATATCCAAGGGCTACTAGTAGTGATCTCCTTAATACTATTCGTATACTTATTTCTACTTCTTGGGGAAAAAGCTGGTAAATATACTACTGATTTGCAATACCGAATCGACCGAGGTACTGACAATAGCTTTGTTGAATATCCATTAGGTATCTTGCTTTATGATGCTGACAGACAAGTTCAATGGGTTAATCCTTATTTCGTCGAGAAAACCGGATTAGAACCTATCTATAGTATGAACATTGCTGACATTTCTCCAGAGCTACTTTCATTTGTCACTACTGATGAAGAAGAGGACTCTGAACATGGTAGTAGTAAGACCATCAAGATTGGACATAAGTATTACTTAGTACAAGTCCAACGAGAGTTACGTGTGATTTACTTATTCGAAATCACTCAATACTCTGAAATGGAAAATCGTTATGAAAATAATAGATCGGTTATTGGACAAGTTTATTTAGATAACTACGCTGAAATAACTCAATCAATGAGTGACCGTGATATTTCTAATTTGGACAACTACGTTACTAATGAATTAACTAACTGGGCTACACGTGGAAAAATGTTTTTGAAGCGAATTGATGATGACCATTTCTTCATCGTTGCATACTCAGGTAAATTGTTTGATTCAGAAGAACATGGTTTCAAAGTTCTCGATACCATTCGAGAATATACATCACAACAAAACGTACCATTAACATTGAGTATGGGATTCTCATATGGTGTTGATGATTTATCAGTTTTAAGTGATGAAGCACAAAAGAACCTTAACTTAGCACTTGGTCGTGGTGGTGACCAAGTTGTTGTACGTGGAATTGGCGAGAAAGCTCGTTTCTATGGTGGTAATACTGATCCAATGGAAAAGAGAACTAGAGTCCGTGCACGTATGATTAGTGAAGCACTACAAGAGCTTTTGAAAGATAGCGACCAAGTTATAGTTATGGGTCACAATCACCCTGACATGGATGTTATTGGCTCCTCATTGGGTATTCGTAGAATAGCTGCAATGAATAACACTCCATGTAAAATTGTTGTTGATCGTAAATCACTTCACACCGATGTCGCTCGTTTGATCGACATAATTAAAAAGGAAGATCCTGAAGCTGACAAAGATATTATTTCATCTGATGAATCCAATAACATTGTCACGAAGAATACTCTAATAGTTATGGTCGATCACTCGAAACAAAGCATCTCAATCAACCCTAAGATTTTTGACCAAAGCAGTGAGAAAATCGTGGTTATTGATCACCATAGACGTGGTGAAGAATTCCCAGAGAATCCTATGCTGATTTATATCGAACCATACGCATCATCTACTAGTGAATTGATTACAGAGATGCTCGAGTATCAACCTAAGAATAAGAAGTCTATTGATAAAATCGAGGCTACAGCAATGTTGGCTGGTATTACCGTCGATACTAAATCCTTCTCACTTAGAACTGGTACAAGAACATTCGATGCTGCCAGTTACTTGAGATCAGTTGGTGCCGATGAAACTTTGATCCAAGAAATTCTCAAGGAAAACATCAATTCATTTATTGAGCGAAATCATTTGATTGAAACCATTACGATGGTAGGAGATAATATGGCTGTTTGTTTCGGCGAAGAAGATAAGACTTATGATCCAGTTATAGTTGCTCAAGCTGCCGATACATTGCTATCATTAAATGGTGTTGAAGCTTCATATGTAATTAGTAAGCGTCCTGACGGTCGAGTTGGTATTTCTGCCCGTAGTTTGGGTAAAATCAATGTACAAGTCATTATGGAGAAGATGGGTGGCGGTGGTCACTTGTCTGATGCTGCTACACAAATTTCCGATGCTACAGTTGCTGAAGCTAAGGACCAATTAGTTGAAGTGCTAACAGATACTATGAATAATAAATAA
- the rplI gene encoding 50S ribosomal protein L9, with product MKVIFTEDVRGKGKRGEVKEVTSGYAQNFLIKNNKAIEANKQNIAQLKAEQNREEKDYEAEIAEAKVVKAKIEDDKTVVEIPAKAGTDGRLFGSVTTKKIAEELKKQYDITVDKHKMSLGEGAKALGFVNVPAKIFDTVEAVIRVHIVEKK from the coding sequence GTGAAAGTTATTTTTACTGAGGATGTAAGAGGAAAGGGTAAACGTGGTGAGGTGAAAGAAGTCACATCAGGTTACGCTCAAAACTTTTTAATTAAGAATAATAAGGCGATTGAAGCCAATAAGCAAAATATTGCCCAATTAAAAGCTGAACAAAATCGTGAAGAAAAAGATTACGAAGCTGAAATTGCTGAAGCTAAAGTTGTTAAGGCTAAAATTGAAGATGACAAAACTGTCGTTGAAATTCCAGCCAAAGCTGGTACAGATGGACGCTTGTTCGGATCAGTTACAACTAAGAAGATTGCTGAAGAACTTAAGAAGCAATATGACATCACTGTTGATAAGCACAAGATGAGTTTAGGAGAGGGTGCCAAAGCACTTGGTTTCGTAAACGTTCCAGCTAAAATCTTTGATACAGTTGAAGCTGTTATCAGAGTACATATTGTTGAAAAGAAGTAG
- the rpsR gene encoding 30S ribosomal protein S18 — protein MAQQRRGGRRRRKVDFIAANHIEYIDYKDTDLLKRFISERGKILPRRVTGTSAKNQRRLTIAIKRARIMALLPFVAED, from the coding sequence ATGGCCCAACAAAGAAGAGGCGGACGTAGAAGACGTAAAGTTGACTTCATCGCTGCTAATCACATCGAATACATCGATTACAAAGACACAGACTTGTTGAAGAGATTTATCTCTGAACGTGGTAAGATTTTACCAAGACGTGTTACAGGTACAAGTGCAAAGAACCAAAGAAGACTAACTATTGCTATTAAGAGAGCAAGAATTATGGCTCTTCTACCATTCGTTGCAGAAGACTAA
- the dnaB gene encoding replicative DNA helicase, whose product MNNDITRIPPNDKDAEQAVLGAVFLSKDALTEAMEYLEPEDFYQHANQLVFQAMVTINERDDGPVDVVTIQDELNRANQLEDVGGISYLADLANAVPTAANTGYYARIVKQKSVLRSLIGAATNIVNRSFDENEDLDSIIDASERDIMDVSENRSHKGFRKISDVVKSSFAEIDKLYDQDSDVTGLSTGYKDLDAMTTGLHPDELIILGARPGVGKTAFALNIVENAAVKDHATVAMFSLEMSAESLVNRMLCSTGSIDATALRTGQLDESQWNSLVVAMGSLSNTEVYIDDTPGVKMSEIRSKCRRLAKESGKLDLIVVDYLQLIEGTGQENRQQEVSVISRNMKKLAKELHVPIIALSQLGRGLEARQDKRPMLSDIRESGSIEQDADIVSFLYRDDYYRNEDEDGDSEPQDQEDQDVGEVEVIIAKNRSGPRGTAKLLFVKSYNKFSSIANIPEN is encoded by the coding sequence ATGAATAATGATATAACTAGAATACCGCCGAACGATAAAGACGCTGAACAAGCTGTCCTCGGGGCGGTTTTTCTGAGCAAAGATGCGCTAACAGAAGCAATGGAGTATTTGGAGCCAGAAGATTTTTACCAACATGCCAATCAGTTAGTATTCCAAGCTATGGTTACTATCAATGAGCGGGATGATGGACCAGTTGATGTTGTTACAATTCAAGATGAATTGAATCGTGCTAATCAATTGGAAGATGTCGGTGGGATTTCATATCTTGCTGACTTAGCTAATGCAGTACCAACTGCAGCCAATACCGGATACTATGCCAGAATCGTTAAGCAAAAATCTGTTTTACGTAGCTTGATTGGTGCTGCAACAAATATCGTTAATCGTAGTTTCGACGAAAACGAAGATTTAGACTCTATCATTGATGCATCCGAACGTGATATTATGGATGTTTCTGAGAACCGTAGCCATAAGGGATTCAGAAAAATCAGCGATGTTGTTAAATCATCTTTTGCTGAAATTGATAAGTTGTATGACCAGGACAGTGATGTTACTGGACTATCAACTGGCTACAAAGATTTAGATGCGATGACTACCGGTTTGCATCCAGATGAACTAATTATTTTGGGAGCTCGACCTGGTGTTGGTAAGACGGCTTTTGCCTTGAATATTGTTGAAAATGCAGCGGTTAAAGACCATGCAACTGTCGCAATGTTCTCACTTGAAATGAGTGCGGAGTCATTGGTAAACCGTATGCTATGTTCGACGGGGTCAATTGATGCTACAGCTCTTAGAACAGGTCAATTAGATGAAAGTCAGTGGAACAGTTTAGTCGTTGCCATGGGTAGTCTATCTAATACAGAAGTGTATATTGACGATACCCCAGGTGTTAAGATGTCTGAAATCCGTTCCAAATGTCGGCGTTTGGCCAAGGAAAGTGGAAAGCTAGATTTAATCGTTGTTGATTACTTGCAGCTTATTGAAGGTACTGGACAAGAGAACCGTCAACAGGAAGTTTCTGTAATTTCTCGTAATATGAAGAAATTAGCCAAAGAATTACATGTTCCAATAATCGCGCTATCACAACTAGGTCGTGGACTGGAAGCTCGACAAGATAAACGACCAATGCTTTCAGATATTCGTGAATCAGGTTCAATCGAGCAGGATGCGGATATTGTTTCCTTCCTTTATCGTGACGATTATTATCGTAATGAAGATGAGGATGGGGACTCTGAGCCTCAAGATCAAGAGGATCAAGATGTAGGTGAAGTAGAAGTAATAATTGCAAAGAACCGTTCAGGTCCGCGTGGAACAGCAAAGCTATTGTTTGTTAAGTCATACAATAAGTTTTCGTCAATCGCGAATATTCCCGAAAATTAA